In Allomuricauda ruestringensis DSM 13258, the following proteins share a genomic window:
- a CDS encoding ATP-dependent Clp protease adaptor ClpS encodes MGTKEKELEDVLLDEETTNEHEIVLFNDDVNTFDYVIETLINVCEHTPEQAEQCSLIVHYKGKCTVKTGEYAALKPKCSKLLQAGLSAEIV; translated from the coding sequence ATGGGAACCAAAGAAAAAGAGTTGGAAGATGTCCTTCTGGATGAAGAGACCACAAATGAGCACGAGATAGTTCTTTTTAATGATGATGTAAATACCTTTGATTACGTTATTGAAACACTGATCAATGTTTGTGAGCATACGCCCGAACAGGCCGAACAATGCTCCTTGATTGTGCATTACAAAGGGAAGTGTACCGTGAAAACGGGAGAGTATGCTGCCCTAAAGCCTAAATGTAGCAAGCTGTTGCAGGCGGGCCTAAGTGCCGAAATTGTTTAA
- the prmA gene encoding 50S ribosomal protein L11 methyltransferase translates to MSLVYLEYDFKIDPLQPATDILIAELGELGFESFVENETGLLAYILKSEWRDDVLEDLFVFQNPNFEISWTSKEIEQQNWNAEWEKNFHPIKVGEKCLVRAPFHEAVAVDYGIVIEPKMSFGTGHHETTHMMLQHILDTDFSGKSVLDMGCGTGVLAILAKKKGAGDVEAIDIDEWCFLNTQENVERNDCADIKVFQGDSSLLDGKKYDVILANINRNILLEDIPIYTTCLKKGGFLFLSGFYLEDLDAISSKCGAYGLEFEKNLEKNNWVAAKYVN, encoded by the coding sequence ATGTCCTTGGTCTACCTCGAATACGATTTTAAGATTGACCCGCTCCAACCCGCAACAGATATTTTGATTGCGGAGTTGGGGGAATTGGGGTTCGAAAGTTTTGTGGAAAACGAAACAGGACTTTTGGCCTACATCCTAAAATCCGAATGGCGTGATGATGTATTGGAGGATTTATTTGTATTCCAAAATCCAAATTTTGAGATAAGCTGGACCAGTAAGGAAATTGAACAGCAGAATTGGAACGCAGAATGGGAAAAAAACTTCCATCCCATTAAAGTGGGGGAAAAATGTTTGGTTCGTGCACCTTTTCACGAGGCTGTTGCGGTTGATTATGGTATCGTCATAGAACCGAAAATGAGCTTCGGAACCGGTCACCACGAAACCACACACATGATGTTGCAACATATTTTGGATACGGATTTTTCAGGAAAATCGGTCTTGGATATGGGATGCGGAACAGGTGTCCTTGCCATTTTGGCCAAGAAGAAAGGAGCTGGCGATGTGGAGGCCATTGATATTGATGAGTGGTGCTTTTTGAATACCCAGGAAAATGTAGAGCGGAATGACTGTGCAGATATAAAAGTTTTTCAGGGAGACAGTAGTTTGCTGGATGGTAAAAAATATGACGTCATTCTGGCCAACATCAACCGGAATATTTTATTGGAAGATATTCCTATATACACAACTTGCTTAAAAAAGGGAGGTTTCTTATTTTTAAGTGGCTTCTATTTGGAGGATTTGGATGCAATTTCTTCAAAATGTGGCGCCTACGGTTTGGAATTTGAAAAAAATCTGGAGAAGAATAACTGGGTTGCAGCAAAATATGTAAATTAG
- the tpiA gene encoding triose-phosphate isomerase → MRTKIVAGNWKMNKNLQETEELLAELSAKLPDTDADVIVAPTFVNLQAAKQALQDSKIQVAAQNMHFAESGAYTGEISADMLLSLGVDVVILGHSERRAYFGEDDALLAKKVKTAIEKGLKIIFCFGEELEDRKSDKHFAVVESQLKNALFDLDASAWSKIVLAYEPVWAIGTGETASPEQAQEMHAFIRKTIAEGFNASIAEDVSILYGGSVKPANAAEIFSKPDVDGGLIGGASLVATDFTDIIKAI, encoded by the coding sequence ATGAGAACAAAGATTGTGGCAGGAAACTGGAAGATGAACAAAAACCTTCAGGAAACTGAGGAATTATTGGCCGAGCTTTCCGCCAAACTACCAGATACCGATGCCGACGTAATTGTAGCACCCACTTTTGTGAACCTTCAAGCGGCAAAGCAAGCACTACAAGACTCCAAAATACAAGTGGCTGCGCAGAACATGCATTTTGCCGAAAGTGGCGCATATACGGGTGAAATTTCCGCAGATATGCTACTTAGTTTAGGTGTGGATGTTGTTATTCTTGGTCACTCCGAAAGACGTGCTTACTTTGGTGAAGATGATGCTTTGTTGGCCAAAAAAGTAAAAACAGCCATTGAGAAAGGCTTAAAAATTATTTTCTGTTTTGGAGAAGAGTTGGAAGACAGAAAATCCGATAAGCACTTTGCTGTTGTGGAAAGCCAATTGAAAAATGCACTTTTTGATTTGGATGCCAGTGCTTGGAGCAAAATAGTACTTGCTTATGAGCCCGTTTGGGCCATTGGCACAGGTGAAACTGCAAGTCCAGAGCAGGCTCAGGAAATGCATGCGTTCATCAGAAAAACAATTGCCGAAGGATTCAATGCTTCCATTGCCGAAGATGTTTCCATTTTGTACGGAGGAAGTGTAAAGCCTGCCAATGCAGCCGAGATATTTTCAAAGCCGGATGTGGATGGTGGTTTAATTGGTGGTGCTTCTTTGGTGGCTACCGATTTCACGGATATCATCAAGGCGATTTAA
- a CDS encoding BT_3928 family protein, with amino-acid sequence MKYLVWISRIIVGVLFIISGLIKLNDPMGFSFKLEEYFSPGVLDLPFLTPLALGISIFVVIVEVILGVLLLIGFKPKFTVWSLLLMIVFFTFLTFYSAYFNKVTDCGCFGDAIKLTPWESFTKDVILLVFILILFFGRKYIKPLFNPKTNWIVGGVALLACILFANHVLAHLPSVDFRPYKIGANIQEGMSVPDNAPQPIYEYAWRFKVNGEERIYVTEGDYPTVDGEFVDVETTEVQAGYEPPIHDFTIEQEGQDYASELLEEDKLVMVIAYDLRKTGGLTTGATNEEIEAAQKEIYPELKKTVDRAKQKGYKVIGMSASSSDMANKLTDTYDLDFEFYFTDETTLKTIVRSNPAILMLSKGTIQQKVHYNDFDELTF; translated from the coding sequence ATGAAATATTTAGTTTGGATATCAAGAATTATAGTAGGTGTGCTGTTCATTATCAGCGGGCTGATAAAGTTGAACGACCCCATGGGTTTTTCCTTTAAGTTGGAAGAATACTTTAGCCCAGGTGTGTTGGACTTACCTTTTTTAACCCCCTTGGCATTGGGAATCTCCATTTTTGTAGTGATTGTTGAGGTGATTCTTGGAGTTTTGCTCCTAATCGGGTTTAAACCAAAATTTACGGTGTGGAGTCTTTTGCTCATGATCGTTTTCTTCACCTTTCTCACCTTTTACTCGGCCTATTTTAATAAAGTAACCGATTGTGGATGTTTTGGGGATGCCATCAAACTAACACCATGGGAATCGTTCACCAAGGATGTGATTCTTTTGGTGTTTATTCTGATATTGTTCTTTGGTAGAAAATATATCAAACCCTTGTTCAACCCCAAAACCAATTGGATTGTTGGCGGAGTGGCACTTTTGGCCTGTATTTTGTTTGCTAACCATGTTTTGGCCCATTTACCTTCAGTAGATTTTAGGCCTTATAAAATTGGGGCAAACATCCAAGAAGGAATGTCCGTTCCCGATAATGCACCGCAACCTATTTACGAGTACGCTTGGCGTTTTAAGGTAAACGGAGAAGAGCGAATTTATGTTACTGAAGGGGATTACCCAACGGTGGATGGTGAATTCGTTGATGTGGAAACCACCGAAGTTCAAGCAGGGTACGAGCCGCCCATCCATGATTTTACCATTGAGCAAGAAGGTCAGGACTATGCATCGGAACTGTTGGAAGAAGATAAACTGGTGATGGTGATAGCCTATGATTTAAGAAAAACAGGAGGCTTGACTACAGGTGCGACCAATGAAGAAATTGAGGCAGCACAAAAAGAAATTTATCCCGAGCTCAAGAAAACAGTCGATAGAGCAAAACAAAAAGGATACAAAGTTATTGGGATGTCAGCTTCGAGCAGCGATATGGCCAATAAGCTGACCGATACTTACGATTTGGATTTTGAGTTTTATTTTACCGATGAGACCACCTTGAAGACCATTGTACGTTCCAATCCAGCTATTTTGATGCTCAGCAAGGGAACCATTCAACAAAAAGTACATTACAACGATTTTGATGAACTTACTTTCTAA
- a CDS encoding DUF1599 domain-containing protein: MQHTSQQYDEVIQTCRELFLKKAKDYGTAWRILRLPSLTDQIFIKAQRIRSLQQNEVRKVDEDERSEFIGIINYSIMALIQIKKGVVEQPDLTADEAIALYDEEVTITKKLMEDKNHDYGEAWRDMRVSSLTDLILQKLLRVKQIEDNQGTTLVSEGVDANYQDIVNYAVFALIHLSENSK, translated from the coding sequence ATGCAGCATACTTCCCAACAATACGATGAGGTGATACAAACCTGCCGGGAATTGTTTTTGAAAAAAGCCAAGGATTACGGCACAGCTTGGCGAATCCTACGGTTACCATCATTAACGGACCAGATTTTTATAAAGGCCCAGCGCATTCGAAGCCTTCAACAGAACGAGGTGAGAAAAGTGGATGAGGATGAGCGTTCCGAGTTTATCGGAATCATCAATTATTCCATTATGGCGTTGATCCAAATTAAAAAAGGGGTAGTGGAGCAGCCAGACCTAACCGCCGACGAAGCCATTGCGCTTTATGATGAGGAAGTCACCATCACCAAAAAATTGATGGAAGACAAAAATCACGATTATGGTGAAGCTTGGCGCGATATGCGGGTGAGTTCACTTACTGATTTGATTTTGCAAAAATTGTTGCGGGTAAAACAGATTGAGGACAATCAAGGCACAACTTTGGTAAGCGAAGGGGTGGATGCCAACTATCAGGATATAGTCAATTATGCAGTTTTTGCGCTCATACACTTGAGCGAAAATTCTAAATGA
- the folP gene encoding dihydropteroate synthase: MTINCKGELVDLKRPKVMGILNLTPDSFFDGGKYKDEGSILKQVEFMLDHGASFIDMGAYSSRPGAEHVPEDEELRRMIPVIELILKRFPDTLISVDTFRSKVAAESIEHGAAIINDIAAGNLDDEMFGTIAKYQVPYIMMHMKGTPQSMQKEAAYNNLINDLRLYFSEKVQKATSQKINDIIIDPGFGFAKTTEQNYTLLNHLDMFQTFGLPILIGLSRKSMIYKVLKSSPQEALNGTTTLHTIALLRGANIIRAHDVKEATECVKLVEALKENAL; encoded by the coding sequence ATGACCATAAACTGCAAAGGTGAACTTGTAGACCTAAAAAGGCCCAAAGTAATGGGCATCCTCAACCTTACTCCAGATTCTTTTTTTGATGGTGGAAAGTACAAGGATGAGGGTTCCATACTCAAGCAAGTGGAATTTATGCTCGACCATGGTGCCTCTTTTATTGATATGGGCGCCTATAGTTCCCGACCTGGTGCCGAACATGTTCCAGAGGATGAGGAATTGCGCAGAATGATTCCTGTTATCGAACTTATCCTGAAAAGGTTTCCGGACACCTTAATTTCTGTAGATACATTCAGAAGTAAAGTGGCTGCAGAAAGTATTGAGCATGGTGCTGCCATTATTAACGACATTGCCGCGGGAAATTTGGATGATGAAATGTTTGGAACCATTGCTAAATACCAAGTTCCGTATATTATGATGCACATGAAAGGCACCCCACAATCCATGCAAAAAGAAGCTGCCTACAATAACTTAATAAATGACCTCAGGCTTTATTTTTCAGAAAAAGTCCAGAAGGCCACCTCCCAAAAAATAAATGATATTATTATAGACCCAGGTTTTGGCTTTGCCAAAACAACGGAACAAAATTATACGCTTTTAAACCATTTGGATATGTTCCAAACCTTTGGTTTGCCTATTTTGATCGGGCTGAGCAGAAAATCAATGATCTACAAAGTTTTGAAATCATCTCCACAAGAGGCATTGAACGGTACTACGACCCTACACACCATCGCCCTTTTAAGGGGTGCAAATATTATTCGGGCCCACGATGTAAAAGAAGCTACAGAATGTGTTAAACTTGTGGAAGCCTTAAAAGAGAACGCGCTCTGA
- the cdaA gene encoding diadenylate cyclase CdaA: protein MDFLNFIEFKITDIIDIVLVAALLYYIYKLVKGTVAINIFIGIVIVWALWKLTELLQMKMISSMVGGFMNIGLIALIIVFQQEIRKFLLMIGSTNFASKRNIFKYFKFLKQEAISTSTDVDAIIGACERMGSSKTGALIVIERNNSMDFVKSTGDSMNIKVTQPILESIFFKNSPLHDGAIVIQDNFITATRVILPVSNDRNIPLRFGLRHRAAVGITEKTDALCLVVSEETGSISYIKNGEFVPFKGREELIHRIKKDLEQ, encoded by the coding sequence TTGGATTTTTTAAATTTTATCGAGTTCAAGATTACGGATATCATCGACATAGTCCTCGTGGCCGCACTCCTGTATTACATTTATAAATTGGTCAAGGGTACAGTGGCCATCAATATTTTTATTGGAATCGTGATTGTTTGGGCGCTATGGAAACTGACCGAATTGCTGCAAATGAAGATGATCAGCAGCATGGTCGGCGGCTTTATGAACATTGGTTTAATTGCCCTGATCATTGTATTTCAGCAAGAGATTCGAAAGTTTTTGCTGATGATCGGCTCTACCAACTTTGCCTCCAAACGCAATATTTTTAAATATTTTAAATTCCTAAAGCAAGAGGCCATTTCCACCAGCACCGACGTGGATGCCATAATTGGTGCCTGTGAACGCATGGGCAGCTCCAAAACGGGAGCACTGATTGTAATTGAACGCAATAATTCCATGGATTTTGTTAAATCTACGGGAGATTCCATGAACATAAAGGTGACCCAACCCATATTGGAAAGCATTTTCTTTAAAAACAGTCCGTTGCACGATGGAGCTATTGTGATTCAAGATAACTTTATTACCGCCACTAGGGTGATTTTACCTGTTTCCAACGACCGAAACATTCCCCTCCGTTTTGGATTGCGACATAGGGCAGCAGTTGGAATCACGGAAAAAACCGATGCGCTGTGCTTGGTAGTGAGCGAAGAAACAGGTTCCATATCCTACATTAAAAATGGAGAGTTTGTTCCGTTTAAAGGAAGAGAGGAATTGATACATCGTATTAAAAAGGATCTTGAACAATAA
- a CDS encoding ABC transporter ATP-binding protein codes for MSKKDDVGKAFDFRLFKRVFSRTRPYRGIFWLVAIVAILSAAFAIGIPLLVKTIINESLENKDSGQLLQNVLYMLAFLLGQVTTQLLFNYYANLLGESVIRDIRINLFEKMTSFKMTYFDNSSIGVLVTRAVADMQRIGEIFSQGFFMIVADALKMLSAAIIMVVINWKLALIVFAIMPIILIATRLFQQAMKVAFVEVRAQVSNLNSFVQERIAGMKIVQLFNREEIEKEKFRVINEKHQNAWLKTVWYNSIFFPIAEISNSIGIGLVVYFGVIQNIENVGMDNKGAIVAFFFLMDLLFRPLRQIADKFNTLQMGMVAANRVFKILDTDSHIDDNGTVEKEDVKGDIEFKDVRFGYVPDEEVLHGISFKVKAGETVAIVGATGAGKSTIINLLNRFYEISSGKILVDDVCLDDYTLRSLRSHIAIVLQDVFLFADTIAHNISLRDESITTEQIEAAAKQIGVHEFISSLPGGYQYNVKERGTMLSSGQRQLIAFLRAYVSNPSILILDEATSSVDTYSEQLIQQATDKITEGRTSIIIAHRLATIKKADKIIVMDAGKIVEIGTHKELLKKGGYYNDLYTAQFLAEEVA; via the coding sequence ATGAGCAAAAAGGATGATGTAGGAAAAGCGTTTGATTTTAGATTGTTCAAACGGGTTTTTTCACGAACCAGACCCTACAGGGGCATTTTTTGGTTGGTGGCCATTGTGGCCATCCTGTCCGCAGCTTTCGCTATTGGGATTCCGTTATTGGTTAAAACAATTATCAATGAATCTTTGGAAAATAAGGACTCGGGTCAGCTGCTTCAGAACGTCTTGTACATGTTGGCCTTTTTGTTGGGCCAGGTAACCACGCAATTGTTGTTCAACTATTACGCGAACTTACTCGGAGAGTCTGTAATACGCGATATTCGAATCAACCTTTTTGAAAAGATGACCAGTTTTAAAATGACCTATTTCGACAACTCCTCTATTGGAGTTTTGGTCACGAGAGCGGTGGCGGATATGCAGCGCATCGGGGAGATTTTCAGTCAAGGATTTTTTATGATCGTGGCCGATGCCCTTAAAATGTTATCGGCAGCAATTATTATGGTGGTCATCAATTGGAAGTTGGCATTGATTGTTTTTGCCATTATGCCCATTATTTTGATTGCTACCCGTCTCTTTCAACAAGCCATGAAGGTAGCTTTTGTTGAAGTACGTGCCCAAGTATCCAATCTCAATTCCTTTGTGCAGGAGCGCATAGCGGGAATGAAGATTGTGCAACTCTTCAACCGTGAGGAAATTGAAAAAGAAAAGTTCCGAGTCATCAACGAAAAGCATCAGAATGCATGGTTGAAGACGGTTTGGTACAACTCCATATTTTTCCCAATAGCGGAAATTTCCAACTCCATTGGTATTGGATTGGTGGTGTATTTCGGTGTGATTCAGAATATAGAAAATGTGGGGATGGACAACAAAGGGGCCATCGTGGCCTTCTTTTTCTTGATGGACCTGTTGTTCCGTCCGCTTCGTCAGATTGCGGATAAGTTCAACACCCTACAAATGGGGATGGTAGCTGCTAACCGTGTGTTCAAAATTTTGGATACCGACAGCCATATTGATGATAATGGCACCGTTGAGAAAGAAGACGTAAAAGGCGATATTGAATTTAAAGATGTCCGTTTTGGTTATGTGCCCGATGAAGAAGTACTGCACGGAATCTCATTCAAAGTGAAAGCTGGGGAAACAGTGGCCATAGTTGGTGCAACGGGAGCAGGTAAATCTACCATCATCAATCTGCTCAATCGATTCTATGAAATCAGTTCCGGAAAAATTTTGGTGGATGATGTGTGCTTGGACGACTACACCTTAAGATCACTCCGTTCCCACATTGCTATTGTGTTGCAGGATGTTTTCCTATTTGCAGATACCATTGCACACAACATTTCGCTTCGTGACGAATCCATTACCACCGAACAGATTGAAGCAGCTGCCAAACAAATTGGCGTGCACGAATTTATTTCGAGTTTGCCAGGAGGTTACCAATACAATGTAAAAGAGCGGGGAACCATGCTTTCCAGTGGTCAACGCCAGTTGATTGCCTTTTTACGCGCCTATGTAAGCAATCCAAGTATTTTGATTCTGGACGAGGCTACATCCTCCGTGGATACGTACTCTGAGCAACTGATACAGCAGGCGACCGATAAGATTACCGAAGGGAGGACCTCAATTATCATTGCACACCGTTTGGCGACCATCAAAAAAGCCGACAAGATCATTGTGATGGATGCCGGTAAGATCGTTGAAATCGGCACCCATAAAGAACTTCTTAAAAAAGGTGGTTACTACAACGATTTGTACACTGCACAATTTTTGGCCGAGGAGGTGGCTTGA
- the truA gene encoding tRNA pseudouridine(38-40) synthase TruA — MRYFIQFSYFGKAYHGWQNQPNAITVQEVLEKALSTLLREKVEVVGAGRTDAGVHARQMFGHFDFEPISDTDDLIYRLNAFLPDDIAVQGVHQVVDEAHARFDAVERTYEYWLVQEKDPFLFDHAHFVKHPLDMGAMNEAAKILLEHTDFECFSKSNTDVKTYNCDVREAHWKIDDDKWVFAITADRFLRNMVRAVVGTLLDVGMGKMPAEDIHQIIASKDRGEAGVSVPAKGLYLTKVLYPKEIFDEQKG; from the coding sequence TTGAGATATTTTATCCAATTTTCTTATTTCGGAAAAGCATACCACGGATGGCAGAATCAACCTAACGCCATAACCGTGCAGGAAGTTTTGGAAAAAGCCCTGTCCACACTTTTACGTGAAAAGGTAGAAGTGGTAGGAGCCGGTAGAACCGATGCCGGGGTACATGCAAGGCAGATGTTTGGTCACTTTGATTTTGAGCCCATCTCCGATACAGATGATTTAATATATCGGTTGAATGCTTTTTTGCCAGATGATATAGCGGTGCAGGGAGTCCATCAAGTTGTTGATGAAGCCCACGCCCGTTTTGATGCCGTGGAACGTACATACGAATATTGGTTGGTGCAGGAAAAAGACCCTTTTCTTTTTGATCATGCCCATTTTGTGAAACATCCTTTGGATATGGGTGCTATGAACGAAGCCGCCAAGATTCTATTGGAACACACCGACTTTGAATGTTTTTCTAAATCCAATACCGATGTGAAGACGTACAATTGTGATGTTCGCGAAGCTCACTGGAAAATTGATGATGACAAGTGGGTGTTCGCCATCACCGCAGACCGATTTTTACGAAATATGGTGCGCGCCGTAGTGGGAACTTTACTGGATGTGGGCATGGGGAAAATGCCCGCCGAGGATATCCATCAAATTATTGCAAGTAAAGATAGGGGAGAGGCAGGCGTCTCCGTCCCGGCAAAAGGATTATATTTGACCAAGGTTTTATATCCAAAAGAAATTTTTGATGAGCAAAAAGGATGA
- a CDS encoding metallophosphoesterase family protein, producing the protein MTKILLLSDTHGHMDKTILKYAAQADEIWHAGDIGSLTVTDQLGALKPLRGVYGNIDDYVIQKEFPENNRFMCEGVDVWITHIGGYPNRYDVRVREEIRNNPPKLFICGHSHILKVMNDKKLGVLHMNPGACGKYGFHQVRTMLRFVIDGNKISDLEVVELGKR; encoded by the coding sequence ATGACGAAAATTTTATTGCTTTCCGATACTCACGGACACATGGACAAAACCATTTTAAAATATGCGGCACAGGCCGATGAAATTTGGCACGCTGGTGATATCGGAAGTCTTACTGTAACCGACCAATTGGGAGCTTTAAAGCCTCTTCGGGGCGTTTATGGCAATATTGATGACTATGTGATTCAAAAAGAATTTCCAGAAAACAACCGGTTTATGTGCGAGGGAGTTGATGTTTGGATCACCCACATTGGGGGTTATCCCAATCGATACGATGTTCGGGTACGGGAAGAAATTAGAAATAATCCACCCAAACTTTTTATTTGTGGCCACTCCCATATTTTAAAAGTGATGAACGATAAAAAACTGGGGGTTTTGCACATGAATCCGGGTGCGTGCGGCAAATATGGATTCCACCAAGTGCGTACGATGTTGCGGTTTGTAATCGATGGAAATAAAATATCGGACTTGGAAGTGGTGGAACTTGGCAAACGATAG
- a CDS encoding DUF4293 domain-containing protein, which yields MIQRIQTFYLLIVGLISGVLPFFLNLWVEVGGKEVFAQDEVMISLVFYVVTVLAVVSILMYKKRQNQFVVNRLNIILNLFLLGFFVYRSLSLSGGTVVSEKGIGMLIPVFSIVFLVLANRAIKKDEDLVKSVDRLR from the coding sequence ATGATTCAACGGATACAAACGTTTTATTTACTGATAGTAGGCCTTATTTCGGGCGTACTTCCGTTTTTTCTGAATCTATGGGTCGAAGTAGGGGGCAAAGAGGTATTTGCCCAAGATGAAGTAATGATAAGCCTTGTTTTTTATGTAGTAACGGTATTGGCCGTGGTGTCGATTTTAATGTACAAGAAAAGACAAAATCAATTTGTGGTAAACAGATTGAATATAATATTGAACCTTTTTTTACTAGGATTTTTCGTTTATCGATCGCTAAGCTTATCCGGAGGGACTGTAGTTTCTGAGAAGGGTATTGGGATGCTGATTCCTGTATTTTCTATCGTTTTTCTGGTCCTGGCCAACAGGGCTATCAAAAAGGATGAAGATCTTGTAAAATCTGTTGATCGCTTACGTTGA
- the rho gene encoding transcription termination factor Rho gives MFEISDLKAKKLPELQEIAKGLNVPKFKSLKKLDLVYQILDVQASNPKAVAETVTSTTDEKPAPAPKKPRAPRPKATEAKSTEGDAPKKAPQKREPRSKKDDSKPQGKPQKKDNKPQDNKSQDNKSHSSSQKNQNTRRSNQHNKPHHDKKNSNFDKDLRNRYKEPEYEFDSIIESEGVLDIMQDGYGFLRSSDYNYLSSPDDIYVSQSQIRLFGLKSGDTILGNIRPPKEGEKYFPLIKVNKINGLDPQVVRDRVAFEHLTPLFPKEKFKLAEKQSTISTRIMDLFSPIGKGQRGMIVSQPKTGKTMLLKDIANAIAANHPEVYQIILLIDERPEEVTDMQRNVRGEVVASTFDKEATEHVRVANIVLEKAKRLVECGHDVVILLDSITRLARAYNTVQPASGKVLSGGVDANALHKPKRFFGAARNIENGGSLSIIATALTETGSKMDEVIFEEFKGTGNMELQLDRRISNRRIFPAIDLISSSTRRDDLLLDENTIQRMWIMRKYLADMNPIEAMEFMEQRIKQTKNNEEFLLTMNE, from the coding sequence ATGTTCGAGATTTCAGATCTAAAAGCTAAAAAGCTTCCTGAGTTGCAAGAAATTGCAAAGGGTCTTAATGTTCCCAAATTCAAATCATTGAAAAAATTGGACCTGGTTTACCAAATATTGGACGTTCAGGCTTCCAACCCAAAAGCTGTTGCAGAAACGGTTACATCAACCACAGACGAAAAGCCTGCCCCAGCACCAAAAAAACCAAGGGCTCCACGCCCCAAAGCCACGGAAGCAAAAAGTACAGAGGGTGACGCTCCTAAAAAAGCGCCTCAAAAAAGAGAGCCCAGAAGCAAAAAGGACGACTCCAAACCACAAGGAAAACCTCAAAAAAAGGACAACAAGCCGCAGGACAACAAGTCACAAGACAATAAGTCCCACAGCAGCTCCCAAAAGAATCAAAACACTAGGAGGAGCAACCAACATAACAAGCCCCACCACGACAAAAAGAACAGCAATTTTGACAAGGACTTGAGAAACAGGTACAAAGAACCTGAATATGAGTTCGATAGCATTATTGAGAGTGAAGGTGTGTTGGATATTATGCAGGATGGCTACGGATTCCTAAGGTCTTCCGATTACAACTATCTTTCTTCTCCCGACGATATTTACGTTTCCCAATCGCAAATACGATTGTTCGGACTTAAGTCCGGGGATACGATCTTGGGCAATATTCGCCCCCCAAAAGAAGGTGAAAAATATTTCCCGTTGATCAAAGTGAACAAAATAAATGGATTGGACCCACAAGTGGTTCGAGACAGGGTAGCTTTTGAACACCTTACCCCGTTGTTCCCTAAGGAAAAGTTCAAGTTAGCGGAAAAACAAAGTACCATTTCCACACGTATCATGGATTTGTTCTCCCCTATTGGGAAAGGACAAAGAGGAATGATTGTTTCCCAGCCCAAAACGGGTAAGACCATGTTGCTGAAGGATATTGCCAACGCCATTGCAGCTAACCACCCCGAAGTGTATCAAATCATCTTATTGATCGATGAACGCCCCGAAGAGGTTACCGACATGCAGCGTAACGTGCGTGGCGAAGTAGTTGCTTCTACTTTTGACAAAGAAGCCACCGAGCACGTAAGAGTTGCCAATATTGTATTGGAAAAAGCAAAACGATTAGTAGAATGTGGTCATGACGTAGTGATCCTTTTGGATTCCATTACACGTTTGGCCCGTGCCTATAATACCGTACAACCAGCATCTGGTAAAGTATTGAGTGGTGGTGTGGACGCGAATGCACTACATAAACCAAAACGTTTCTTTGGTGCGGCCCGTAACATTGAAAATGGTGGATCATTGTCCATTATTGCAACGGCCTTGACCGAAACCGGTTCCAAAATGGACGAGGTTATCTTTGAGGAATTCAAGGGTACAGGTAACATGGAGCTTCAATTGGACAGAAGAATCTCCAACAGAAGGATTTTCCCTGCCATCGACCTTATTTCTTCCTCTACACGAAGAGACGATCTGTTGTTGGACGAAAACACCATTCAACGTATGTGGATCATGCGCAAATATCTTGCAGATATGAACCCTATTGAAGCTATGGAGTTTATGGAACAACGCATAAAGCAAACCAAGAACAACGAGGAGTTTTTACTCACCATGAACGAGTAA
- the rpsT gene encoding 30S ribosomal protein S20: MANHKSALKRIRRNEAVRLRNRYQHKTVRNAIKKLRSEEDKKAAEALLPTVVGMIDKLAKKNIIHNNKAANLKSKLMTQVAAM; this comes from the coding sequence ATGGCAAACCATAAGTCAGCATTAAAGAGGATCAGAAGAAACGAAGCAGTACGTTTGCGTAACAGGTATCAGCACAAAACTGTGCGTAATGCCATTAAAAAGTTGCGTAGCGAGGAAGACAAAAAAGCTGCTGAGGCTTTGTTGCCTACCGTAGTTGGTATGATTGATAAATTGGCCAAGAAAAACATCATCCATAACAACAAGGCCGCAAACCTTAAGAGCAAATTGATGACTCAAGTTGCAGCAATGTAA